The Raphanus sativus cultivar WK10039 chromosome 2, ASM80110v3, whole genome shotgun sequence genome includes a region encoding these proteins:
- the LOC130507961 gene encoding meiosis-specific protein ASY2-like isoform X2, protein MSTSKQLSREQKGKMISSTTGPDSDLERVRGSGDSVEEAHREAMMDTENMTREQRMLVSVAMVQSRADDDGGDGSPDDGMTPYCFYPGNIFEEQRRLDPSRARPPVVEGQDWRNVLPTRSTFESVTKLLKRGKATGVTFIIPSKTQRPWSPPKGYQCVYESYFEKDTKLWFPIPRLVTAYTMRRGVALSQFLNGAWRLAVALMVIGAEAGAALSVRAFEELVSVKINRGLLSLKIRPNYNVVTGYPTKTNDWQRSYFYVKSDRSAFEEPLKTGYRVLWNNEFGIECSLIFYCFRLLTISFSLVLTVPHSNTAEYEEDFLESARIIASQKQDFWENFSYRRIRRSIDRIKRQVWRSDTVPLITKKSKRINLFTKAEQIEINRARAMRELPDLSLVVGKQLGFVEPDQSSNANSSDPGEPRATESDGAQLVRKSGSKRKEREGVSSEEKQAEETSTGGGAGSEKKRARKDPVEVRPSSVERGELQALEPSNNSRDDVLPDPSLDGGLQGTSSKVKKKSKKNNKKSAGESSGHEIAPNTEKETVEAPTTAVSLPKAAVREDARGSNRSSPKAQEGKAVPKNLQGFCPDKVDFIFKRDTPLVCNERDCARFVRQVRGSREHLPLVKDLVFQDEYTAAAGSSVKSQGDWNEVVRIYDKELKRTYGVIDRQRRNTKEATVALEVMLKKKDEAVIAEAAMRDELSQKEAAMNKELKRARELVKALEKEKTKLANEKKTLEEEKAAAALEHSKEMDRLRESRRYEVTHERIRVMAAMHGKAAVRFQRIQDRESRRDNFEDARCMLGQARGMRRCLEGMKAAGKNISQGDIDIYAGQERHYDAEVKRLIVDDLLEKDLSLSPLVLESRFVIQEMMDKIDKFGSNMDLLDSEAAKTLRTPLRAPGDRSEEPSKSLLDTVQSPARPDAVLPGQEVALKDPSVAEETNKSAPDEPISNTPVNISDSPSFEDADSGASEGHLEGADSGASEEHPEEDLPALD, encoded by the exons ATGTCGACGAGCAAACAACTTTCTCGAGAACAAAAGGGAAAGATGATTTCGAGCACCACTGGTCCCGATAGTGATCTGGAGAGGGTTCGCGGATCCGGCGATAGCGTAGAGGAGGCTCATCGcgaggcgatgatggatacCGAGAACATGACCCGAGAGCAGCGTATGCTCGTCTCGGTAGCGATGGTTCAATCTCGCGCAGACGATGACGGAGGCGATGGCTCTCCTGACGACGGGATGACTCCCTACTGCTTCTACCCGGGAAATATTTTCGAGGAGCAGCGCCGACTCGATCCGTCGCGAGCTCGTCCCCCTGTAGTTGAGGGGCAAGACTGGAGGAACGTTTTACCGACGCGATCCACATTCGAGTCGGTGACGAAGCTGCTGAAGAGAGGCAAGGCGACCGGAGTTACATTCATAATCCCGTCAAAGACCCAAAGGCCGTGGTCCCCCCCGAAGGGGTATCAGTGCGTATACGAGTCGTACTTCGAAAAGGACACGAAACTATGGTTTCCGATTCCTCGACTCGTCACCGCCTACACGATGCGCCGAGGAGTCGCTTTGAGCCAATTCTTGAATGGCGCTTGGCGTCTAGCAGTTGCGCTGATGGTGATTGGGGCGGAAGCTGGCGCTGCTCTCAGCGTCCGAGCATTTGAGGAGCTGGTCTCGGTGAAGATTAATCGAGGCCTGTTATCACTGAAGATACGCCCGAACTATAATGTGGTAACGGGCTATCCGACCAAGACGAACGACTGGCAGCGATCGTACTTCTATGTTAAGTCCGATCGCTCGGCTTTCGAGGAGCCGCTGAAGACCGGTTACCGTGTTCTTTGGAACAATGAATTTGGTATTGAATGTTCTTTAATCTTTTACTGTTTCAGACTCCTGACCAtctctttttctcttgttttgACAGTTCCTCACTCGAATACCGCGGAGTACGAGGAAGATTTCTTGGAGAGTGCTCGGATTATCGCGTCCCAGAAACAGGATTTTTGGGAGAACTTCTCGTACAGGAGGATTCGTAGGTCGATTGATCGGATCAAGCGGC AGGTTTGGCGTTCGGACACCGTTCCTCTCATCACCAAAAAGTCGAAGAGAATCAACTTGTTCACCAAAGCCGAGCAGATTGAAATTAACCGAGCCAGAGCTATGAGGGAATTGCCGGATCTAAGTTTGGTGGTTGGGAAGCAACTCGGGTTCGTGGAACCGGACCAAAGCTCTAACGCAAACTCCTCTGATCCCGGGGAGCCGAGAGCGACTGAGTCGGACGGGGCTCAGCTCGTGAGAAAGTCGGGGAGCAAGAGGAAGGAGAGGGAAGGCGTTTCTTCCGAGGAGAAGCAAGCCGAGGAGACTTCCACCGGTGGGGGCGCCGGATCGGAGAAGAAGCGGGCGCGCAAGGATCCCGTTGAGGTTCGGCCTTCCTCTGTGGAGAGAGGTGAGCTCCAGGCCTTGGAGCCTAGCAACAATTCTCGAGATGACGTTCTCCCGGATCCGTCTCTCGATGGTGGTCTTCAGGGGACTTCTTCTAAGGTGAAGAAGAAGTCgaaaaagaataataagaaGAGTGCCGGCGAATCCTCGGGGCACGAGATAGCGCCCAATACGGAGAAGGAAACCGTGGAGGCTCCGACTACTGCCGTTTCCCTCCCCAAGGCGGCGGTTCGTGAAGATGCCCGGGGATCGAACAGGTCCTCTCCGAAGGCTCAGGAGGGTAAGGCTGTGCCGAAGAACCTGCAGGGGTTTTGCCCGGATAAAGTGGACTTCATTTTCAAGCGGGACACTCCTCTCGTTTGTAACGAGAGAGATTGCGCTCGTTTCGTCCGCCAAGTCCGGGGAAGTAGGGAGCATCTCCCACTCGTCAAGGACTTAGTTTTCCAAGACGAGTACACCGCTGCTGCCGGTTCCTCGGTTAAG AGCCAAGGTGACTGGAACGAGGTCGTCCGCATATACGACAAAGAGCTGAAGAGGACCTATGGTGTGATTGATAGGCAACGGCGCAACACCAAGGAGGCGACTGTCGCCTTAGAGGTCATGctgaagaagaaggacgaagcgGTTATTGCAGAAGCGGCCATGAGGGATGAACTCTCCCAGAAAGAGGCGGCTATGAACAAGGAGCTGAAGCGAGCCCGGGAGTTGGTTAAAGCGCTCGAGAAAGAGAAAACCAAGCTGGCAAACGAGAAGAAGACCCTCGAGGAAGAGAAGGCGGCTGCTGCCTTAGAGCATTCCAAGGAGATGGATCGTCTCCGAGAGTCGCGCCGCTATGAGGTTACTCACGAACGGATCCGAGTAATGGCGGCGATGCATGGGAAAGCCGCCGTTCGCTTCCAGAGGATCCAGGATCGGGAGTCCCGTCGTGATAACTTTGAGGATGCGAGATGCATGCTCGGCCAGGCTCGGGGGATGAGACGTTGCCTTGAAGGGATGAAAGCGGCAGGTAAAAACATCTCTCAGGGAGATATTGATATCTACGCCGGGCAAGAGAGGCATTATGATGCGGAGGTGAAGCGTTTGATCGTAGATGATCTTCTCGAGAAGGACCTTTCTTTATCTCCTCTCGTGCTCGAGTCGAGGTTCGTTATCCAGGAGATGATGGATAAAATCGACAAATTTGGGTCGAACATGGACTTGCTCGACTCCGAGGCCGCCAAGACGCTTCGCACTCCCCTCAGAGCACCAGGGGATCGATCCGAAGAGCCGTCGAAGAGCCTTCTCGACACCGTTCAGTCGCCAGCTCGCCCTGATGCTGTTCTCCCGGGTCAAGAAGTTGCCCTTAAGGACCCTTCCGTGGCTGAGGAGACGAACAAGTCAGCTCCCGACGAACCGATCTCCAACACGCCGGTCAATATCTCCGACTCGCCGTCATTCGAGGATGCGGATTCTGGCGCGAGTGAAGGACATCTCGAGGGGGCGGACTCTGGCGCGAGCGAAGAACATCCCGAGGAGGATCTTCCTGCCTTGGATTAG
- the LOC130507961 gene encoding meiosis-specific protein ASY2-like isoform X1, translated as MSTSKQLSREQKGKMISSTTGPDSDLERVRGSGDSVEEAHREAMMDTENMTREQRMLVSVAMVQSRADDDGGDGSPDDGMTPYCFYPGNIFEEQRRLDPSRARPPVVEGQDWRNVLPTRSTFESVTKLLKRGKATGVTFIIPSKTQRPWSPPKGYQCVYESYFEKDTKLWFPIPRLVTAYTMRRGVALSQFLNGAWRLAVALMVIGAEAGAALSVRAFEELVSVKINRGLLSLKIRPNYNVVTGYPTKTNDWQRSYFYVKSDRSAFEEPLKTGYRVLWNNEFGIECSLIFYCFRLLTISFSLVLTVPHSNTAEYEEDFLESARIIASQKQDFWENFSYRRIRRSIDRIKRQVWRSDTVPLITKKSKRINLFTKAEQIEINRARAMRELPDLSLVVGKQLGFVEPDQSSNANSSDPGEPRATESDGAQLVRKSGSKRKEREGVSSEEKQAEETSTGGGAGSEKKRARKDPVEVRPSSVERGELQALEPSNNSRDDVLPDPSLDGGLQGTSSKVKKKSKKNNKKSAGESSGHEIAPNTEKETVEAPTTAVSLPKAAVREDARGSNRSSPKAQEGKAVPKNLQGFCPDKVDFIFKRDTPLVCNERDCARFVRQVRGSREHLPLVKDLVFQDEYTAAAGSSVKVSIVSASHSFLVFLLIWSSYPNSFFDVLQSQGDWNEVVRIYDKELKRTYGVIDRQRRNTKEATVALEVMLKKKDEAVIAEAAMRDELSQKEAAMNKELKRARELVKALEKEKTKLANEKKTLEEEKAAAALEHSKEMDRLRESRRYEVTHERIRVMAAMHGKAAVRFQRIQDRESRRDNFEDARCMLGQARGMRRCLEGMKAAGKNISQGDIDIYAGQERHYDAEVKRLIVDDLLEKDLSLSPLVLESRFVIQEMMDKIDKFGSNMDLLDSEAAKTLRTPLRAPGDRSEEPSKSLLDTVQSPARPDAVLPGQEVALKDPSVAEETNKSAPDEPISNTPVNISDSPSFEDADSGASEGHLEGADSGASEEHPEEDLPALD; from the exons ATGTCGACGAGCAAACAACTTTCTCGAGAACAAAAGGGAAAGATGATTTCGAGCACCACTGGTCCCGATAGTGATCTGGAGAGGGTTCGCGGATCCGGCGATAGCGTAGAGGAGGCTCATCGcgaggcgatgatggatacCGAGAACATGACCCGAGAGCAGCGTATGCTCGTCTCGGTAGCGATGGTTCAATCTCGCGCAGACGATGACGGAGGCGATGGCTCTCCTGACGACGGGATGACTCCCTACTGCTTCTACCCGGGAAATATTTTCGAGGAGCAGCGCCGACTCGATCCGTCGCGAGCTCGTCCCCCTGTAGTTGAGGGGCAAGACTGGAGGAACGTTTTACCGACGCGATCCACATTCGAGTCGGTGACGAAGCTGCTGAAGAGAGGCAAGGCGACCGGAGTTACATTCATAATCCCGTCAAAGACCCAAAGGCCGTGGTCCCCCCCGAAGGGGTATCAGTGCGTATACGAGTCGTACTTCGAAAAGGACACGAAACTATGGTTTCCGATTCCTCGACTCGTCACCGCCTACACGATGCGCCGAGGAGTCGCTTTGAGCCAATTCTTGAATGGCGCTTGGCGTCTAGCAGTTGCGCTGATGGTGATTGGGGCGGAAGCTGGCGCTGCTCTCAGCGTCCGAGCATTTGAGGAGCTGGTCTCGGTGAAGATTAATCGAGGCCTGTTATCACTGAAGATACGCCCGAACTATAATGTGGTAACGGGCTATCCGACCAAGACGAACGACTGGCAGCGATCGTACTTCTATGTTAAGTCCGATCGCTCGGCTTTCGAGGAGCCGCTGAAGACCGGTTACCGTGTTCTTTGGAACAATGAATTTGGTATTGAATGTTCTTTAATCTTTTACTGTTTCAGACTCCTGACCAtctctttttctcttgttttgACAGTTCCTCACTCGAATACCGCGGAGTACGAGGAAGATTTCTTGGAGAGTGCTCGGATTATCGCGTCCCAGAAACAGGATTTTTGGGAGAACTTCTCGTACAGGAGGATTCGTAGGTCGATTGATCGGATCAAGCGGC AGGTTTGGCGTTCGGACACCGTTCCTCTCATCACCAAAAAGTCGAAGAGAATCAACTTGTTCACCAAAGCCGAGCAGATTGAAATTAACCGAGCCAGAGCTATGAGGGAATTGCCGGATCTAAGTTTGGTGGTTGGGAAGCAACTCGGGTTCGTGGAACCGGACCAAAGCTCTAACGCAAACTCCTCTGATCCCGGGGAGCCGAGAGCGACTGAGTCGGACGGGGCTCAGCTCGTGAGAAAGTCGGGGAGCAAGAGGAAGGAGAGGGAAGGCGTTTCTTCCGAGGAGAAGCAAGCCGAGGAGACTTCCACCGGTGGGGGCGCCGGATCGGAGAAGAAGCGGGCGCGCAAGGATCCCGTTGAGGTTCGGCCTTCCTCTGTGGAGAGAGGTGAGCTCCAGGCCTTGGAGCCTAGCAACAATTCTCGAGATGACGTTCTCCCGGATCCGTCTCTCGATGGTGGTCTTCAGGGGACTTCTTCTAAGGTGAAGAAGAAGTCgaaaaagaataataagaaGAGTGCCGGCGAATCCTCGGGGCACGAGATAGCGCCCAATACGGAGAAGGAAACCGTGGAGGCTCCGACTACTGCCGTTTCCCTCCCCAAGGCGGCGGTTCGTGAAGATGCCCGGGGATCGAACAGGTCCTCTCCGAAGGCTCAGGAGGGTAAGGCTGTGCCGAAGAACCTGCAGGGGTTTTGCCCGGATAAAGTGGACTTCATTTTCAAGCGGGACACTCCTCTCGTTTGTAACGAGAGAGATTGCGCTCGTTTCGTCCGCCAAGTCCGGGGAAGTAGGGAGCATCTCCCACTCGTCAAGGACTTAGTTTTCCAAGACGAGTACACCGCTGCTGCCGGTTCCTCGGTTAAGGTAAGTATAGTTTCTGCATCGCATTCGTTTCTCGTCTTTCTTCTCATTTGGTCGTCCTATCCCAACTCTTTCTTTGATGTGTTGCAGAGCCAAGGTGACTGGAACGAGGTCGTCCGCATATACGACAAAGAGCTGAAGAGGACCTATGGTGTGATTGATAGGCAACGGCGCAACACCAAGGAGGCGACTGTCGCCTTAGAGGTCATGctgaagaagaaggacgaagcgGTTATTGCAGAAGCGGCCATGAGGGATGAACTCTCCCAGAAAGAGGCGGCTATGAACAAGGAGCTGAAGCGAGCCCGGGAGTTGGTTAAAGCGCTCGAGAAAGAGAAAACCAAGCTGGCAAACGAGAAGAAGACCCTCGAGGAAGAGAAGGCGGCTGCTGCCTTAGAGCATTCCAAGGAGATGGATCGTCTCCGAGAGTCGCGCCGCTATGAGGTTACTCACGAACGGATCCGAGTAATGGCGGCGATGCATGGGAAAGCCGCCGTTCGCTTCCAGAGGATCCAGGATCGGGAGTCCCGTCGTGATAACTTTGAGGATGCGAGATGCATGCTCGGCCAGGCTCGGGGGATGAGACGTTGCCTTGAAGGGATGAAAGCGGCAGGTAAAAACATCTCTCAGGGAGATATTGATATCTACGCCGGGCAAGAGAGGCATTATGATGCGGAGGTGAAGCGTTTGATCGTAGATGATCTTCTCGAGAAGGACCTTTCTTTATCTCCTCTCGTGCTCGAGTCGAGGTTCGTTATCCAGGAGATGATGGATAAAATCGACAAATTTGGGTCGAACATGGACTTGCTCGACTCCGAGGCCGCCAAGACGCTTCGCACTCCCCTCAGAGCACCAGGGGATCGATCCGAAGAGCCGTCGAAGAGCCTTCTCGACACCGTTCAGTCGCCAGCTCGCCCTGATGCTGTTCTCCCGGGTCAAGAAGTTGCCCTTAAGGACCCTTCCGTGGCTGAGGAGACGAACAAGTCAGCTCCCGACGAACCGATCTCCAACACGCCGGTCAATATCTCCGACTCGCCGTCATTCGAGGATGCGGATTCTGGCGCGAGTGAAGGACATCTCGAGGGGGCGGACTCTGGCGCGAGCGAAGAACATCCCGAGGAGGATCTTCCTGCCTTGGATTAG
- the LOC108839337 gene encoding uncharacterized protein LOC108839337, which produces MDSSSSSSSVTITKEEFNAFHKFERDLFTRVVISLRQDIRLSFEVMCFLIYLEKSVFMSNLIYNLVSLPDLLINTVVDEVVMCLRCLSYESFPTFLASLRNIDSLSIPWIRRMTRHNFTLGFIHQKREDILIEMKKHFKSICCPAFEDICVRFQMHNKEKMYTSRHFLWAQQATTNHAGAGTSNVEGQQVTAEERTIFLTFSKGYPISKEEVYAYFTRRFGDIVEAIHMGGVGGKDQALYARMVLRSAAKIPEIVSDDEGCRTKFTINGKHVKARKFIPNYKSFNNLPYPSFGFSL; this is translated from the exons atggattcttcatcttcttcatcctcagTAACCATCACGAAAGAAGAGTTCAATGCTTTCCACAAGTTTGAGAGAGATCTTTTCACTCGTGTTGTCATAAGTCTAAGACAAGACATTAGACTGTCTTTTGAGGTCATGTGCTTTCTCATCTATCTCGAGAAAAGTGTTTTCATGAGCAACCTAATCTATAATCTTGTTTCATTACCGGACCTTCTCATCAACACCGTCGTTGACGAAGTCGTCATGTGTCTGCGTTGCTTATCCTACGAAAGTTTCCCAACGTTCCTGGCCAGCTTGAGGAACATCGACTCCTTATCCATACCTTGGATCAGGCGTATGACCAGACATAACTTTACTCTCGGATTCATCCACCAGAAGCGCGAAGATATTCTCATTGAGATGAAGAAGCATTTCAAGAGTATATGCTGCCCAGCTTTTGAGGATATATGCGTGCGCTTTCAGATGCACAACAAGGAGAAGATGTATACGTCTAGACACTTCTTGTGGGCTCAACAAGCAACAACTAATCATGCAGGGGCAGGAACAAGCAACGTTGAGGGCCAGCAAGTAACGGCTGAGGAGAGGACTATCTTCCTAACATTCTCTAAAGGATACCCAATCTCTAAAGAAGAAGTGTATGCCTATTTCACCAG GAGATTTGGAGATATTGTAGAAGCGATACACATGGGTGGGGTAGGAGGGAAGGACCAAGCGCTGTATGCAAGGATGGTGTTGCGTTCAGCCGCCAAGATTCCAGAGATTGTAAGCGATGATGAGGGGTGCAGGACCAAGTTCACCATTAATGGAAAACATGTCAAGGCTCGAAAATTCATTCCCAATTACAAATCCTTTAATAATCTCCCTTACCCTTCCTTTGGATTCTCTCTCTAG